From the Manis pentadactyla isolate mManPen7 chromosome 15, mManPen7.hap1, whole genome shotgun sequence genome, the window GTGTGGGCTTGTGAGGGTCCATGCATGAGCAGGACATGGTGTCAGAAGTCGGGAACCTAATTCCTCCTCCCCATTGTCTGATTTAGGATCAAGCTGGTGGCCTCTCCAGGGAGCTCTTCAGAGGCATAAATATGGAGGAGAAAATGTGGGGACTGACACTCAAGGGTCAGCCCTTCCTTGCTTGTGTGATCCCAGGCAGAGTAACTGAACCACTTGGAACCTCAgactcctcatctataaagtagaaacaataacaacaactaCCTCCCTGgagtgttgtgaggattaaatgtgttaCTAAAACTTTCTGGTAGGCGATATAATAGATCAATGACTGTCACCAGTTCACTTTCCTTTACTCTCTCCCACACCCAGGTTTATAATGATAATGGTACTAAtgaggatggtggtgatggtgaggaTGGTAATGGTGATGGTGAAGGTGTAATGGTGGTGACAGTGGCAGCTGGTGTTGTTGAATGCCAACTAGGAGCCATGATCAATGCTGAGACTTCCATGGCCTTATCTCCTTACTCTTTCCCGTCCCTCCTAGGTTGGTGCTGTTACTGCTCCATTGCCCAGGCTTAGAAGCCCTGGGTCTGACAGCCTGTGGCCCGCAGAGCTCCTATAGGCCCCAGGCTGTCCTGTCCATGCTCCTGCCCCTTGCTGGCGTGGTGCCCCATGGTTGTCTGATCACACTGGGTGCTTGGACTGGGCTCCTGCCAGGGGCCTCTGGAGTTTATGTTCTGGATCATCGGCCATGTCTTAAGAGCAAAGGAAGCTGGTGTCTTCCCCAACAGCTGCTGTGCTCTTGAGAAGTGAATAACCTGACTCATCAGGACGGGCCACAGAACGTTAGTGTAGGGGGATGGGCGGCCTTGTGCCGAGGAGGAAACGCGGCCCAGAGAGAAGTGTCTGACCAAGGCCCTCCGGGATGGTAGTTTCTGGGTGGTGATGGCAGATTCTCACCCCggcaagaaattataaaaaaacagCGCTCCTGTTCAGAGAGCTTTTATTCATTGCACAGAAGCCCTGCGAGCTGGGGAGAGTCATCACTCCGGCTTCACAGATGacgaaactgaggctgagaggttAAATcattcacccaaggtcacacagctgggttCAAACCCAGGCATCTGGCTTCAAGCCTGCTTTTGAGACTGCTTTCCACTGGGCAGCCACCCTGTTCACCAGAGGCCCAGCTCTGGGAGGCGCTGGGTCACGGGACCAGGCCTTTGACCTGGTTAGCCCTGGGCTATGGTCTGGGGAGTCTGCTGACCGATGCTTTCTGGGGCAGGAGGGTAGCTGGGCACGGGGAGCGTGGGTGGGGGGGACGCCGTCCAAGGGGGGGGTGTCCTCCGTTGCTCCACAGCTGCCTCGGCACACAGCGGGGGCACCAACTCCCAGGCATTGCCTCATGCTAAGACAACTCTAAAGCACCCTTCTAGAAGCTCTGGACTTTAGTACGTCTGTTCagttcccacacacacaccccactgtgTAAATAGCTGATATCAGGGGTCCCCAGGTGTTTGTCCTGCAGGGGCATAGTAATGAGTGAGCCGGGCAGGAGCGGCACAGACTGGGCCACGTGGAGCACTGTGCCCATGGGACTGTTCACCGTGTGGGTGCCCTGGGGACACACGCACCCCGCCAGGCTCAACTGTCCCATTTTTCTAGAGAAACCAGAGGTCTggattttatgtgaaaccttcccATATAAAATGTTGGCAACAGATCCACGTGGAGCGCATCCCGCCGCGGGGGCAGATGCAGGCTCGCCCATGCCGCCGGCGTGTGTTCTCAGCGGTGTGTGTCTGCGGTGACTGGGGGAAGGACCACGCTTGAATGCTCTCAGCAGGGCCTGGTGCTTAAGAACGGGGATGTGGAGCCGgctggcagggagggagtgaagccAGTCTCCCCGCCTCAGCATTGTGCCGGCAGGACAAGCACTTGACctgtctgcctcagtttccttacctggaaAATGGGTGCAATGATGACTGGTTTCTACTTTCTGCGGTTagcatgaggattaaatgtgctCATAGGCCCACAGCACCGGGCTCAGCACGCGTGTGTGCGCCATGTAGACCAGAGACTAGGATTTATAACTTCAGGAGTCTCATCTATGTGGCCCATCTTTTGTCCTGTTCCCCCAGTTTATTTAATTATGGCTTATATGGTGCTTCTAATGCGCTAAGCACAAATAGATCGGGCCTCCCAGGCACCCGGCGAGGTGGCTGCTATTACTAGCTCCACTTTGCCGATGgggaaacagaagcacagaggtAAAGTCATCTGCCCCAGGCCCGGGCCGTACAGCTGGGACTGTGTGGTGGCAGGCggctccaggctctgcccctgGCGCCTTTGCTGTGCAGACCCTGCAGTCGGCCCAGCTCCCGGCAGGTGGGCGAACCGGGAGGCACATGACGGGTCGCATGGGGAACCTTAGAAGCACGGGAAGGCTGAGCCGAGTCACCTGGGACCTTAGTGTGTCCCCTGTGGGTGTCCGGTGCCCACCTGCAGGGCACGGTGTGTGCTCGCCCAGGCCCACCCAGCTCGAGCCTTGTCTAAGCCTCCATCTAGGCCAGTGTTTTGGCAGTGGGGTCACTAGGACAGCCCCACCTGGGCATCGCTGGAACACCACGCCTGCTGCTCCCTCTGGAGCAGCCAGTTCACATGGCTGAGAGGCACTGTGTGAGATAAAGCCTCGGCCGTGACGGGGCAAAGGGGCATGGTGGCGACACAGGCATCCGGGGTGTTTCATTCATTTGGGACAAAGTTCAGAATTGTTTCCGAGCCAAGGAAGTGGATGGTGTCAAGTCACCAGGCGTGCAGACATCGCAACCTTGGCATGGTGGGGAGGATGGTGGACGGGGAATAGTGACACGGGGTCGGAAGCTGGCGCTGCTGCCCGCCTGCTGGGAAACCCCCATCTGGGCCTCGCTTTCCCCAAGTGTCAAGTACATGAACTGGACAGGAGCCCCTCAGCTCTGCCTCCCAGCGCTGCATGATTCTAGAAAGCCATTTAACTCTGACGTGGGAGAAAATGGAGCCCATGAGCAGTAGTATGGAGTCTGGCTATTTGACTGAATGCTTGTTGAGCCGAGCCCAGTGGGAGGCCCTAAGGAATTAGGAGTGCACAGCAGCGTTAACTCAGGTGAGGTAGGTGGCCACCCACAGGGCTGCTCCTGATGGTTGTGCAGGCTGTGCACTGCACAACTCTAGGGGGCGCCATGGAGTTGGGCAGTTCAGGGGGCAGCCCTGGACTGGTCTGGGGCCCTAAATGCTGATTCCTCCCTGAATTTAGCTGTTGTGTTCTTTCCTACCTTAGTTTAGAGGTTCCCAAACTTTAGTCACTTGAGCCCCACCTTTGCAATCAGATTTCATATCTGAGGACTGCTTGTTaattatactattattattaacatcCTGTTGCTCTctaaatctcatttttaaaaacttgtttgtttaaATGGGGACCATCCCTCACTGCCTGGAAAGGACACCCAGTGCCACTTGCTGTAAGTAGGAGGTCAGGGGTCAAAGCAGGTCCGGCAAAACCTACTATTCAGAAGTTCTGGCTAGACTGTCACCGGCTCAGAGCCCAAGTCCCCCCACCTTTGTTGAAAGGAGAGGTCGCCAGGTTAGGTGCTAAGGATCCATGGGCACTGGCTGGGGCTTTTCTTCTTGAGATGAGAGATTGAGAGAATACAGAAAGTGAAGTAATCTTTTCTCTCATTTAATGCTGTGTGTCCCACTGTCATCTCACGTGTAGCACATTTTGGGGAACGTTGCTTTAACTTGAGTGTTTTTCAGACTCTTTCCTGAGAACAGGTTTGGATGAAGGGTTTCAGGGAGATTTCTTAGTTTGAAATTCTGGGAACCCAGAGGGACTGAATTTGTCAAAAAAAGATTCCAGCCTCGTTTTCATGAACGTGGAATTCAAATCTAGCATTTCCTTCCAGTATGAATGTGAGCAACAGGCCACACTTTTATATagtatataaaacatatacatatatatggtataacattatatatgtgtttattgTATGACACTGTATAACAGGCTTTCAGTGGTGCCTGTGAGATGGAGCTATTTTCCTGAGAAATTTAATAGTCACAGCGTCATTCACCCTCAGCGTGGCCTGTACCTTATAGCAGTCACTAGACCTTCCCAGAACTATGGAAAGGACCATACTAGTCTTTTAGTTTTGGAAGGCAGCTATGCTCACCACTATACCTCCAATGCTGTCTTTTAGTTTTGAATCATTGGTTTCCTTAGTAAATCCGTGTATTTATTCATGCGTTTAAAAACAGTTTCTAGAAGGAGTGCGTGAACTTCCCCAGCATGTGAAAGAAACCCCAGGTCCACAGAAAGTTACCCCGCACCGTTTAGGAGGAAGAGGGGCTCTGGGCACTTGCACAGGAATGACAGGGACCCCTTCTCTGCAGCCCCTGACCTGTCCCCCTCTTCCCCACAGCCTTCTCCCAGATGGTCATCAGCTTCTACTATGGGGGCAAGCTTGTGGGCCAGACCACCACCACCTGCCCTGAGGGCTGCCGCCTGTCGCTGAGCCAGCCGGGCCCGCCTGGTGCCAAGCTCTACGGGCCCGAGGGCCTGGAGCTGGTGCGCTTCCCACCGGCCGACGCCATCCCCAGCGAGCGGCAGAGGCAGGTGACCCGGAAGCTGTTTGGGCACCTGGAGCGCGGCGTGCTGCTGCAGAGCAGCCGGCAGGGCGTGCTCGTCAAGAGGCTGTGCCAGGGCCGCGTGTTCTGCAGCGGCAACGCCGTGCTGTGTAAGGACAGACCCAACAAGCTGGAGCGCGACGAGGTGGTCAAGGTCTTCGACACCAGCCAGTTCTTCAGAGGTCTGTGGCTCCGAAACCTAAAGGCCGTGCCCCTCCCCTGTGCCATCCACTGGCgggtggaggggtggcctgtggagGAGCAGGGGCGCCCCCTGCATGTGACCCTGCCCAGCACTTTCTCCCTGAGTGATTCTGGGGTGTTTCTCTGGGCCTCGACTTCCCTGAATGGGGAATGGGGGATGCAGACACAGTACCTTCCCTGCGTGGCTGTGGGAGGAGTTTAAGGAACTCAGCACCTTGCAGCTCCCTTGTGGAGTGTCCTCATGCCCTGGGTGCTGGTTAGAATTGCAGAGTCTCAGGCCCACCCAGGCCTGCAGAGTCAGAACCTGGGTCCTGGCCAGGTCCCCGGAGATTAGCATGCGTGTCTTGAGACACGCTGACCTTGAGCATGGAGCCCTCAGGACAGCACCTGCACATGGCAGTGTGGCCGTGAGCTCTTAACGTTGTGTGCTGCCTGTGACCAGGATCCCACCCTGCCCGTCCCCCGGCAGGTCAGGCCATCTGAGGTCAGTCAGTCTGGCTTCCTGCCGTGCTGTGTGCGGCTCCCTCCTCCGGGCCTAGCGctctctgctcctctccctgTAACAGTGCTGGCTTGGGGCTGACGTCAACTGTCTCCTGCTCCCCTGCCTGAGAACTCATGGGGGCTTCCTGGAGAAGGGGCCCTGGGAAGGTGGGCGAGGTGGCATGTGTGCACTTGCGTGTGAAGTCACTCACTGAGGGCCCATCTGGAGAGGTGGTTGGGCCAGGAGTTGACCTCCCCACCCTGCATGTCTTTCCAGAGCTGCAGCAGTTTTACAACCACCAGAGCCGACTTCCCGACAGCAGGGTGGTGCTGTGCTTTGGAGAAGAGTTTCCGGACATGACCCCCTTGCGCTCCAAGCTCATTCTCGTGCAGGTAAAAGCAGGCAGCCTCAGGGCTTGGGGCCGTATCTCTCGGCCCACATGTCAGGACTCACTTTATACTTGGGCTGGAGGACAGGTAGCAAGGACGGGGCTTCTCCACCTGTGGACAGAGCAGGCTGGGCAAGACCTTCCGTTGTGGGAAGGTTCCATCTCTGAACCATCTTCTCATGTTCTCTCAATCTGTTGTTCCCTCATCCCCCTGACTCTTTTGAAAATAGAAACCTCCTTTTCAGAAAGATTCTACCTGTTACGTTGCCTTAAGGTCTGAGTGACCCTTGTTCACCTCTACGCAAAGGAATGAAACTCTAATAATGGAATTCTGGATGCTGGCTAGCGAGGTTGGGACAACACTGGGAAAGTACACATAGGAGTCTTTGCAGGACTACCACTTGCTCTTTCTTTGCATCAGCCTCTGCTGGGTTCATTCATCTGGGACTCGTGGAGGTTCTGAATGACAGCTCTGAAGGCACCCAGCTGAGAATCTGGCTAGGGTCAGAGCAAGTCCCACCTCACTGTCCGCCTCCTTCTCTGACCTTGGGTGCCTTCTTTCCAGATTGAGCAGCTCTACGTCCGGCAGCTGGTGGGAGAAGCCGGGAAGAGCTGTGGTGCCGCCTCCATGCTGCAGGCTCCCGAGGAGCCCCAGCCAGACCAGGTCTTCCGAATGTTTCCAGATATCTGTGCCTCACACCAGAGACCCTTTTTCAGAgaaaaccagcagatcacagttTAAGTCCCTCTCTGGGGCACTCTCCCCCGCCTAGGTCCTGCGTTTCGTTATTACGATTACTGTCGTGATTATTTAAGGGTGCGGATCCCTCCGACCTGGCGTCCTCTGCCCTTAATTCAGCAAGGGCGTTCTCTGAGGACGCGGCGCTGGAGGCCCAGCGGCGTCCCAGTTCTCGTGCTGAGGTGCAGATGCCGAAGCGCACCCTGAACTGGTCTGGGTGCTGTGACGACAACCTGTGATTAAAACCTTTATTTCATGAATTTTTTCCCGATTGCCATTAGTTGCTAGATTCTTTCAGCATTTTGGGTTAATTGATATTTCCAAAGGCCTGGCACTCAGTTTTACTAGCAAGTAGCTGCTTCCGGTCAAGAGCTCTGGAGTGTAAGATCCCCTCGTCAGAACCAGGCTGCCTTTTGTCTTTACTTTTTGTTAGAGCTGTAGGTTGATGGTTTCATACGCTTGCTTCATTGTGAACTACCTTTTCATCTTAAGCATGTTACTAAGATTGAAAAATGTTTAGATACCAGCCTCCCTTCAATAAGTGAAAGCAAAGCTCGTGGCTTATCAGAAGAATATGTGTTCTTCCTAGAATTTGGTGCCAGGCAAGTGGTTCTATCAGCAGGTGAACTGCTGTGTTGTTACCTTCAGACAGTGAAGATCTTCCCTTTGGGCCTTCGttgccaggaagctcagagctaaatttattttttcatttctgtagttaAATCATCCCAGATACTGTtctctattcttctttctaaATGGCTTTgacctgtttaaaaaaatatctgtacTTTCAATTGTCCTTTTGTAAACGGCTCtgaatcaattttttttctttttacaaagtgGGCAGAATAGAAATCACAAGTTCAAAAGCAGCTGGGGATTGAATAAGCATTC encodes:
- the IRF8 gene encoding interferon regulatory factor 8, which produces MCDRNGGRRLRQWLIEQIDSNMYPGLIWENDEKSMFRIPWKHAGKQDYNQEVDASIFKAWAVFKGKFKEGDKAEPATWKTRLRCALNKSPDFEEVTDRSQLDISEPYKVYRIVPEEEQKCKLGMVTPGCANEVPEMECGRSEIDELIKEPSVDEYMGMVKRSPSPPEACRSQLLPDWWTQQPSAGLPLVTGYTAYDAHHAAFSQMVISFYYGGKLVGQTTTTCPEGCRLSLSQPGPPGAKLYGPEGLELVRFPPADAIPSERQRQVTRKLFGHLERGVLLQSSRQGVLVKRLCQGRVFCSGNAVLCKDRPNKLERDEVVKVFDTSQFFRELQQFYNHQSRLPDSRVVLCFGEEFPDMTPLRSKLILVQIEQLYVRQLVGEAGKSCGAASMLQAPEEPQPDQVFRMFPDICASHQRPFFRENQQITV